A window of the Methanomassiliicoccales archaeon genome harbors these coding sequences:
- a CDS encoding aminotransferase class I/II-fold pyridoxal phosphate-dependent enzyme: MIRATKRALSLSSPIRDFLVYARQLEAKGINVLKLNIGDPNKFDFETPRHIRDALCRAVEICDNGYADAEGIKELRNAIAEKEREKNGIDLNPEDIAITTGVTEAIQAVVAAAIDPGEELLLPGPGYPTYSEYVAFFDGVPVPYRKDEESDWQPDLDDMRKKITEKTKGIVVINPNNPTGAVYSEKTLRAIVDLAGEYNLFLITDEIYDLMSFDAIHYSPSTLSSDVPTIILNGFSKINLLPGWRLGYIAFRDAYDQLEEIKSAVMRQLRLRLSANQPCQYAMLEALKGPKDYVEETNRKLKERATYSYKRINEIDGLSTTKPKGAFYIFPKIESNVWKTDRDFVLDVLLNAHILLAPGSGFCKTYGVNHFRAVFLPSIEILSEAFDRLEGFMRDRTKH, from the coding sequence GTGATCCGTGCGACCAAGAGAGCTTTATCATTAAGTTCTCCAATAAGAGACTTCCTTGTATATGCAAGGCAGCTCGAGGCAAAAGGCATTAATGTTCTAAAGCTAAATATTGGCGATCCAAACAAATTCGATTTCGAAACGCCGAGGCATATTCGAGACGCACTTTGCCGAGCCGTGGAAATATGCGATAACGGGTATGCTGACGCCGAAGGAATAAAGGAGCTTAGAAATGCTATAGCAGAAAAGGAGCGAGAGAAAAACGGCATCGATCTCAACCCCGAAGATATTGCTATTACAACTGGAGTAACTGAAGCTATACAAGCAGTAGTGGCTGCGGCGATAGACCCTGGTGAGGAATTGTTGTTGCCAGGACCCGGCTATCCCACATATTCCGAGTACGTCGCCTTCTTTGACGGCGTTCCTGTACCTTACAGAAAAGATGAGGAAAGTGATTGGCAGCCTGATCTCGACGATATGAGAAAGAAAATCACTGAGAAGACCAAAGGGATTGTTGTCATAAACCCGAACAATCCAACAGGTGCCGTGTACTCCGAGAAAACACTCAGGGCGATCGTGGACTTGGCTGGGGAATACAACCTTTTCCTCATCACCGATGAAATATATGATCTCATGTCATTTGATGCGATTCATTATTCTCCCAGCACTCTTTCTTCAGATGTTCCGACGATCATACTCAATGGATTTTCAAAGATTAATCTCTTACCTGGCTGGAGACTTGGATACATCGCATTTCGGGACGCTTATGACCAGTTAGAAGAAATCAAGTCAGCTGTAATGCGCCAGCTGAGACTGCGATTATCAGCAAATCAGCCTTGTCAATATGCAATGTTGGAGGCATTGAAGGGACCTAAAGATTACGTGGAGGAAACAAATCGGAAGTTGAAGGAGAGGGCAACGTATTCGTATAAGAGAATCAATGAAATTGATGGGTTAAGTACCACGAAGCCAAAGGGGGCATTCTATATTTTTCCAAAGATCGAGTCAAATGTTTGGAAAACCGATAGGGATTTTGTGCTCGATGTTCTTCTCAACGCGCACATTCTGCTAGCTCCTGGTTCCGGATTTTGCAAGACTTATGGCGTCAATCACTTCCGTGCCGTATTTCTCCCAAGTATAGAGATTCTCTCCGAGGCGTTTGATAGGTTAGAGGGGTTCATGCGGGATCGAACGAAGCATTGA